A single genomic interval of Gemmatimonadota bacterium harbors:
- a CDS encoding TetR/AcrR family transcriptional regulator: protein MSPRPRTIDDAEILAACQRVMQRVGPAKFTLQLVANEAGISAPTVIQRFGSKQALLRRMSAGTRGMGAAIVSALRERHASPVVVAREFLLCFAEMARTPKEMAHHLSWLQLDLTDPVMHRHFVQLSQENEALVAALLDEGVVAGELLALDAPAVARLLNALVSGSLLSWAAHRDGTARSWLKRDIDLALQPYRVLASADRRSRRQAR from the coding sequence GTGTCACCTCGCCCCCGAACCATCGACGACGCCGAGATCCTGGCGGCGTGCCAACGTGTCATGCAGCGCGTGGGGCCCGCGAAGTTCACGCTGCAGCTCGTGGCGAACGAGGCGGGGATCTCAGCGCCGACGGTCATTCAGCGGTTTGGCTCCAAGCAGGCCTTGCTCCGGCGTATGAGCGCGGGAACGCGGGGCATGGGGGCGGCCATTGTGTCGGCGCTGCGGGAACGACACGCCTCGCCAGTGGTGGTCGCGCGCGAGTTTCTGCTGTGCTTTGCCGAGATGGCACGGACACCGAAAGAGATGGCGCACCACCTGTCGTGGTTGCAGCTGGACCTCACCGATCCGGTGATGCACCGGCACTTCGTCCAATTGTCGCAGGAGAACGAAGCGCTCGTGGCGGCGTTGCTCGACGAGGGGGTGGTCGCTGGTGAACTGCTCGCGCTGGATGCGCCGGCGGTGGCGCGTCTGCTGAACGCCCTGGTCAGCGGATCGTTGTTGTCCTGGGCGGCGCACCGCGACGGCACGGCACGGTCGTGGCTAAAGCGCGACATTGACCTCGCGCTCCAGCCATATCGGGTCCTGGCATCCGCCGACCGGCGCTCACGTCGTCAGGCACGCTGA
- a CDS encoding SDR family NAD(P)-dependent oxidoreductase translates to MPPLIVVVGGATRGAGRGIARAFGEAGAIVYCTGRSATGSPSPYARPETIDETAAMVTAAGGTGIAVRVDHTNADEVKALFQRVVTERKRIDVFVDSVAGEDRLYGPWTPSWETDFSQATAALQQGLVTRVLAAAEAARHMKAKKRGLIIEVTGADFPFYGGNLVHQLVMLGHKGLAFHLAEELRPHKVAALSITPGFLRSESMLEHFGVTEANWRDGGAKDRHFLHSESPLLIGRACVAIARDPEVMSWSGHLTSSWEVAERFGLRDYDGSNPDWGGNWTHEVMKEMAWMREGTERQVAWLDRVADRLRGYVEGRSSGAAKPT, encoded by the coding sequence TTGCCTCCCCTCATCGTCGTTGTCGGTGGCGCCACGCGTGGCGCTGGCCGCGGGATCGCCCGCGCCTTTGGCGAAGCTGGAGCGATCGTCTATTGCACGGGACGCTCGGCGACCGGATCGCCGTCGCCCTATGCGCGCCCCGAGACCATAGATGAGACGGCGGCGATGGTCACGGCCGCCGGCGGGACCGGCATTGCCGTGCGCGTGGACCACACCAACGCCGATGAGGTCAAGGCGCTTTTCCAACGCGTCGTCACCGAACGCAAGCGCATCGATGTGTTTGTCGACAGCGTGGCTGGCGAGGATCGCCTCTACGGTCCGTGGACCCCGTCGTGGGAGACGGACTTCTCCCAGGCAACAGCCGCCCTGCAGCAAGGGCTCGTCACGCGCGTCCTCGCCGCCGCCGAAGCCGCGCGGCACATGAAGGCAAAGAAGCGTGGCCTCATCATCGAGGTGACGGGAGCGGATTTTCCGTTCTACGGGGGGAACCTCGTGCACCAGCTCGTGATGCTTGGCCACAAGGGACTCGCCTTTCACCTCGCCGAGGAGCTGCGCCCGCACAAGGTCGCCGCGCTCTCCATCACGCCGGGGTTTCTACGTTCCGAGTCCATGCTGGAGCACTTCGGCGTGACCGAGGCGAACTGGCGCGACGGTGGAGCCAAGGATCGCCACTTCCTGCACTCCGAGTCCCCACTGCTCATCGGCCGCGCCTGCGTCGCGATCGCCCGTGACCCGGAGGTCATGTCATGGTCCGGCCACCTCACCAGCTCGTGGGAAGTCGCCGAACGATTCGGACTGCGCGACTACGACGGCTCCAACCCGGATTGGGGCGGCAACTGGACGCACGAGGTCATGAAGGAGATGGCCTGGATGCGCGAGGGCACTGAACGGCAGGTGGCGTGGCTGGACCGGGTGGCGGACAGACTGCGAGGGTACGTGGAGGGAAGGTCATCGGGGGCGGCGAAGCCGACCTAA